Proteins co-encoded in one Acidovorax sp. 69 genomic window:
- a CDS encoding MarR family winged helix-turn-helix transcriptional regulator: MRTADSGRLLREVVRLFTQAQSVVIQCNTTTNSQCNLLAELARSGPLALSELGVRFRREKSWVSRSVEALAGHGLVVKVNNAADSRKWLVTLTDEGLQSVNAWNAALDNHAEHLLAHLSDGDRVAVEKSLFVLLKAMKQD; the protein is encoded by the coding sequence ATGAGAACTGCTGATTCGGGAAGACTTCTTCGCGAGGTTGTTCGCTTGTTCACACAAGCGCAGAGTGTGGTGATTCAATGCAACACCACTACCAACAGCCAATGCAATCTGCTGGCCGAACTGGCACGCTCCGGTCCGCTTGCATTGTCTGAACTCGGCGTCCGATTCAGGCGTGAAAAAAGCTGGGTTTCCCGTTCCGTGGAAGCTTTGGCGGGCCATGGTCTAGTCGTCAAGGTGAACAATGCCGCCGATTCCCGGAAGTGGCTGGTCACGCTCACCGACGAAGGTTTGCAGTCAGTCAATGCTTGGAACGCTGCCCTGGATAACCACGCAGAGCATTTGCTTGCCCACCTGAGTGATGGGGACCGTGTCGCTGTCGAGAAATCTCTTTTCGTTTTATTAAAGGCAATGAAACAAGACTAG
- a CDS encoding heavy metal translocating P-type ATPase produces the protein MVPAATSRPGQGKLFRIATMDCSAEESEIRRALEPLEGIRSLGFQLGARTLKIDAEDRALPLALDAIRKAGFDPQPVVAAVDTQGSQGRVFRIATMDCSAEEAEIRRALEPLDGIRSLGFQLGARTLKIDADEGTYPLALDAIRKAGFDPQPVAGANGSEGGQAGEPAEGDDHGHGFAGGISRLVAALVFATGAEVLSFFAPDQMAWKVVGMAIAALAIWLAGIDTYKKGLAALLRGKLNINALMSVAVTGAFLIGQWPEAAMVMALYAIAELIEAKAVDRARNAIKGLLELAPEEALVLGTNGAWTATPVASVAIGATVRIKPGERVPLDGKVTKGNGAINQAPVTGESIPVDKAPGDQVFAGTINETGELEFEVTALSSNTTLARIIQAVEQAQGTRAPTQRFVDRFASIYTPAVFAIAVAVAVLTPFLMGLTWLEALYKALVLLVIACPCALVISTPVTVVSGLAAGARRGILIKGGTYLEDARLLKAVALDKTGTITEGKPKLVKWKVWGAGDEAAVQQMAASLAARSDHPVSKAIVQGLDVKGPEAESFKALPGRGVEGMVNGVRLMLGNHRLIHELGLCGPELEAELATHEKQGRTVTLLADESRVLALFAVADTIRETSKQAIVDLKALGVTSVMLTGDNTATAKAIAAQAGIDDARGDLLPEAKLDAIKEMQKRYGTTGMTGDGINDAPALAQADIGFAMGGAGTDTAMEAADVVIMNDDLQRVAETVRLSKRTHAVLWQNITLALGIKSVFLVMAVVGTATMWMAVFADMGASLLVVGNGLRLLRGTRVDPTYKKVSAKPVKHAHSH, from the coding sequence GTGGTCCCTGCCGCCACAAGCCGCCCGGGCCAGGGCAAGCTGTTCCGAATCGCCACCATGGACTGCAGTGCCGAAGAGTCGGAGATCCGGCGGGCGCTGGAACCTCTGGAGGGAATCCGCTCGTTGGGCTTCCAACTCGGCGCGCGCACGCTGAAGATCGATGCGGAGGATCGCGCCTTGCCCCTGGCGCTCGATGCCATCCGCAAGGCGGGCTTCGATCCACAGCCGGTGGTCGCTGCGGTAGACACCCAGGGTAGCCAGGGCCGGGTGTTTCGCATTGCGACCATGGACTGCAGCGCCGAGGAGGCGGAGATTCGCCGGGCGCTGGAGCCTCTGGATGGGATTCGCTCTCTGGGCTTTCAGCTCGGTGCGCGGACGCTGAAGATCGATGCCGACGAAGGCACCTACCCGCTGGCCCTCGACGCCATCCGCAAAGCGGGCTTCGATCCGCAGCCAGTGGCCGGCGCCAATGGCTCCGAGGGCGGACAGGCGGGCGAACCAGCCGAAGGCGACGACCATGGACATGGTTTTGCAGGCGGCATCTCCCGTTTGGTGGCCGCGCTGGTGTTCGCCACGGGGGCTGAGGTCCTCTCGTTCTTTGCTCCAGACCAGATGGCCTGGAAGGTGGTGGGCATGGCCATCGCCGCGCTGGCTATCTGGCTGGCCGGGATCGACACCTACAAGAAAGGCCTTGCGGCGCTGCTGCGCGGCAAGCTGAACATCAATGCGCTGATGTCGGTGGCCGTCACCGGCGCATTCCTCATTGGTCAGTGGCCAGAAGCCGCGATGGTGATGGCTCTGTACGCGATTGCGGAGCTCATCGAAGCCAAGGCAGTGGACCGGGCCCGAAACGCTATCAAGGGCTTGCTGGAACTGGCGCCCGAAGAGGCTTTGGTACTGGGCACCAACGGAGCATGGACCGCTACACCGGTGGCCTCGGTGGCCATTGGAGCGACCGTGCGCATCAAGCCGGGCGAACGCGTGCCGCTGGACGGTAAGGTGACCAAGGGCAATGGCGCCATCAACCAGGCCCCCGTGACTGGCGAGAGCATCCCCGTGGACAAGGCACCTGGCGACCAGGTGTTCGCCGGCACGATCAACGAGACTGGTGAGCTGGAGTTCGAGGTCACAGCCTTGTCGAGCAACACCACCCTGGCCAGGATCATCCAAGCCGTTGAGCAGGCGCAGGGCACGCGCGCTCCGACGCAGCGCTTTGTGGATCGGTTCGCCTCCATCTACACCCCCGCAGTCTTCGCCATTGCCGTGGCGGTGGCGGTCCTCACTCCTTTCCTGATGGGACTTACCTGGCTGGAGGCGCTCTACAAGGCCCTGGTCCTGCTGGTGATCGCCTGCCCATGCGCTCTGGTCATTTCCACGCCGGTCACGGTGGTCAGCGGATTGGCCGCAGGAGCGCGCCGTGGGATCTTGATCAAGGGCGGAACCTACTTGGAAGATGCCCGGCTTCTGAAGGCGGTGGCGCTGGACAAGACCGGCACCATCACCGAAGGCAAACCCAAGCTGGTGAAGTGGAAGGTGTGGGGTGCCGGTGACGAGGCAGCAGTCCAGCAGATGGCTGCCAGCCTGGCGGCTCGTTCCGACCACCCGGTTTCCAAGGCGATTGTCCAGGGCTTGGATGTAAAGGGTCCAGAAGCAGAAAGCTTCAAGGCCTTGCCTGGGCGCGGCGTCGAAGGCATGGTCAATGGTGTGCGCTTGATGCTGGGCAATCACCGACTGATACATGAGCTAGGACTGTGCGGTCCGGAGCTGGAGGCGGAGCTGGCCACCCATGAAAAACAAGGCCGCACGGTCACCCTCCTGGCGGACGAATCGCGCGTCCTGGCGTTGTTCGCGGTAGCAGACACCATCCGAGAAACATCCAAACAGGCCATCGTCGATCTCAAGGCTTTGGGTGTGACATCCGTGATGCTGACTGGCGACAACACAGCGACGGCAAAAGCCATCGCTGCGCAGGCCGGTATTGATGATGCACGCGGCGATCTGCTTCCTGAAGCCAAGCTCGACGCGATCAAGGAAATGCAAAAGCGCTATGGCACCACTGGCATGACCGGCGATGGGATCAACGATGCGCCGGCACTGGCGCAGGCCGACATTGGCTTTGCCATGGGGGGAGCGGGAACCGACACTGCCATGGAAGCGGCGGATGTGGTCATCATGAACGATGACCTGCAACGCGTCGCAGAGACAGTGCGTCTGTCCAAACGTACCCATGCCGTGCTCTGGCAAAACATCACCCTGGCCTTGGGTATCAAGAGCGTGTTCTTGGTCATGGCGGTGGTAGGCACCGCAACGATGTGGATGGCCGTCTTCGCGGACATGGGAGCGAGCTTGCTGGTGGTGGGTAATGGGCTGCGCCTGCTTCGGGGGACGCGAGTTGATCCAACCTATAAGAAGGTGAGTGCAAAACCAGTGAAACATGCACACTCGCATTAA
- a CDS encoding heavy metal sensor histidine kinase, translating into MKELAQHRSLRQRLSWWLALQSFAGLGVVCLAVYLVTEFNFRDRQEETLAQKETVIRHLLQDGKEHGDSEDLAHKLDDFLVGHGDLSLEVAQADGMVIYAHARNQSAKTVWRQRQFEVAQTADQTPSKNLRVQLSLDIRTDHQLLHRLALTLLVAAIGGAIVVSLGGFSLVNLGLAPVRRLASQTRAVSADNLHQRLDSAEQPLELVPLIDQFNALLARIEKAYSQMEGFNADVAHELCTPLATLIANNELALLRPEQADIREVLASNLEELHRLTGIVNDMLFLSQADRGVGARRAPVATLASVAADVLDYHEAALAEAGLTAKVVGDAHGAFDVPLLRRALSNLLGNATRYANPGSIVQVNLRTIDEGRVLISVTNYGSTIDPELLPQLFDRFFRADPARSHGQSNHGLGLAIVAAIARMHQGKPVASSENGVTNVGIEIRPN; encoded by the coding sequence ATGAAGGAGCTGGCCCAACATCGCTCATTGCGCCAGCGGTTGTCTTGGTGGCTGGCGCTGCAGAGCTTTGCCGGACTCGGGGTGGTCTGTCTGGCGGTGTATCTGGTGACCGAGTTCAATTTTCGTGATCGGCAAGAGGAAACGCTGGCACAAAAAGAAACCGTCATTCGGCACTTGCTGCAGGATGGCAAGGAGCATGGGGATTCGGAAGACCTTGCGCACAAACTCGATGACTTCCTTGTTGGGCACGGAGATCTATCGCTCGAAGTCGCGCAGGCGGACGGGATGGTTATCTACGCCCACGCCCGCAACCAGAGTGCCAAGACGGTATGGCGCCAACGGCAGTTCGAAGTAGCACAGACTGCGGACCAGACTCCCTCAAAGAACTTGCGCGTTCAGCTGTCGCTGGACATTCGAACCGACCACCAGTTGTTGCACCGACTTGCTCTTACCTTGCTGGTCGCAGCCATCGGTGGGGCCATCGTTGTATCGCTGGGCGGATTCTCCCTGGTCAACTTGGGCCTGGCGCCTGTCCGAAGACTGGCCAGCCAGACGCGTGCAGTATCGGCTGACAATCTGCATCAACGTCTCGACAGCGCCGAGCAGCCCCTTGAGCTCGTGCCTCTGATCGACCAGTTCAACGCGCTCCTAGCTCGCATTGAGAAGGCCTACTCCCAGATGGAAGGCTTCAATGCGGACGTGGCGCATGAGTTGTGCACGCCTTTGGCCACGCTCATTGCCAATAATGAACTGGCTTTGCTGCGCCCTGAGCAGGCGGATATTCGCGAGGTGCTGGCGTCCAATTTGGAGGAGCTGCACCGCCTGACGGGCATCGTCAATGACATGCTGTTCCTGTCCCAGGCGGATCGGGGTGTGGGAGCACGTCGGGCCCCCGTTGCGACTCTTGCATCGGTGGCTGCTGACGTACTGGATTACCACGAAGCGGCACTGGCCGAGGCTGGTCTCACCGCTAAGGTGGTCGGCGATGCGCATGGCGCTTTCGACGTGCCGTTGTTGCGTCGGGCCCTGTCGAACTTGCTCGGCAACGCCACCCGATACGCGAACCCTGGCTCAATCGTCCAAGTCAACCTCAGAACTATCGATGAGGGCCGTGTGTTGATCAGTGTCACCAACTACGGCAGCACTATCGATCCCGAGCTACTCCCGCAGCTGTTTGACCGATTTTTCCGTGCAGATCCTGCTCGCAGCCATGGGCAGAGCAACCATGGCCTCGGGCTGGCCATAGTCGCTGCTATTGCACGCATGCATCAGGGCAAGCCAGTCGCATCGTCAGAGAACGGGGTGACAAATGTAGGAATCGAAATCCGTCCTAACTGA
- a CDS encoding heavy metal response regulator transcription factor has translation MKILLIEDEVKLAEYLRKGLGEAGYVVDIAHNGVDGLHMALEGVHDLLVLDAMLPGIDGFSLLTAFRKTKQTPVLMLTARVSVEDRVLGLKTGADDYLVKPFAFSELSARIQVLLRRTHSARDAAEPTQLRLGDLELDLVRRKASRCGQRLELTAKEFLLLTLFLRRKGEVLSRTEIAEQVWDMNFDSDTSVVEVAIRRLRTKIDVPFGTALLHTIRGMGYVMEDRNG, from the coding sequence ATGAAAATTCTGCTCATCGAAGACGAAGTCAAGCTGGCTGAGTACCTGCGCAAGGGCCTGGGAGAGGCCGGCTACGTGGTGGACATTGCGCACAACGGGGTGGATGGCCTGCACATGGCTCTGGAAGGCGTGCACGATCTGCTGGTCTTGGACGCGATGCTCCCAGGGATCGACGGCTTCAGCCTTCTAACGGCCTTTCGCAAGACCAAGCAGACCCCGGTCTTGATGTTGACAGCAAGGGTCAGCGTCGAGGATCGGGTGTTGGGACTCAAGACCGGTGCCGACGACTATCTGGTCAAGCCCTTTGCGTTTTCCGAACTGAGCGCCCGCATCCAGGTGCTGCTGCGGCGGACCCATAGCGCGCGGGATGCCGCAGAGCCCACGCAACTGCGGTTGGGCGACCTGGAATTAGACCTGGTACGGCGCAAAGCGTCCCGGTGTGGCCAGCGCTTGGAGTTGACTGCGAAGGAGTTTCTGCTGCTGACTCTGTTTCTGAGAAGAAAAGGCGAAGTGCTTTCTCGCACTGAGATCGCTGAGCAGGTGTGGGACATGAATTTCGATAGCGATACCAGCGTAGTGGAAGTCGCGATCCGGCGCCTCCGTACCAAGATCGATGTTCCGTTTGGCACTGCGCTGCTCCACACCATTCGCGGCATGGGATACGTGATGGAGGACCGCAACGGATGA
- the czcI gene encoding cation efflux protein, CzcI family, whose translation MRRLIAVLMLALLPFQFSWSAVAAYCMHESSAAQSQHLGHHEHKHEAKGGNGQAEKSSQGADAFDVDCSVCHGAGIGALNWSDAKPVFIHESRVEPPSGKRLLAVTPTPPDRPQWSVLA comes from the coding sequence ATGCGCCGATTGATCGCCGTTCTTATGCTTGCATTGCTTCCGTTCCAGTTCAGCTGGTCTGCGGTGGCTGCCTATTGCATGCATGAGAGCTCAGCCGCGCAGTCTCAGCACCTTGGGCATCACGAACACAAGCATGAAGCCAAGGGCGGGAATGGTCAGGCCGAAAAGTCCAGCCAGGGAGCCGATGCATTTGATGTTGACTGCTCAGTCTGTCATGGCGCGGGTATCGGGGCCTTGAACTGGTCAGATGCAAAGCCAGTCTTCATCCATGAAAGCCGCGTGGAGCCTCCTTCAGGCAAGCGCCTGCTGGCTGTAACCCCCACGCCCCCAGACCGCCCTCAGTGGTCCGTCCTCGCCTGA
- a CDS encoding TolC family protein, producing the protein MFKGTYLQEMPHAWRGGRKIKLAAGAAAIWLSASGGAFSQGLPPGPAVGERAPQSAAAAAAEPLSLAKAIELALEGNPEVAAAKRQWEATEGQVLQGRSRPNPELAYSLEDTRSKTRTQSWQLNLPVELGGKRAARTKAAEKTREQAQAQLAELQATVRANVAAAYFDVLTAQDRLVLARDSAALAKSSTDTVSKRVAAGKVSPVEESKARVAEAGVRVELAQAASEQRNALSRLFALLGRIDAPYTVLEGKAENLPSVPSIADLQPLISSAPGVVLARIEVDRRKALTALEQSKRVPDVTVSFGMQRSNETQRNVLLFGVSVPLPVFDRNQGNLLEALKLEDKARDELQAATVRLHSEVAQARERLSTITAEVQSLQQEVLPGAKSAYDAATIGFENGKFNFLEVLDAQRTYFTAKSQYLKALGEAHRAAADIDRLLGASMVPGLIATQH; encoded by the coding sequence ATGTTCAAGGGTACTTACCTTCAAGAGATGCCGCACGCATGGCGCGGCGGTAGAAAGATCAAGCTCGCGGCAGGCGCCGCAGCTATATGGCTGAGCGCCTCGGGCGGTGCCTTTTCCCAGGGCCTGCCACCAGGGCCAGCCGTTGGCGAACGAGCACCTCAGTCTGCTGCAGCGGCCGCAGCTGAGCCTTTGTCGCTGGCCAAGGCCATCGAACTGGCCCTGGAGGGAAATCCGGAGGTGGCTGCGGCAAAGCGCCAATGGGAGGCAACCGAAGGACAGGTTCTTCAAGGACGCTCGCGCCCCAATCCAGAGCTCGCGTACTCGCTGGAAGACACACGCTCCAAAACACGTACGCAAAGCTGGCAACTCAATCTTCCCGTAGAACTGGGTGGAAAGCGTGCGGCACGCACTAAGGCGGCCGAAAAAACGCGCGAGCAAGCACAAGCCCAACTCGCCGAGCTGCAAGCCACCGTGCGGGCCAATGTCGCTGCCGCTTACTTTGATGTTCTGACTGCGCAGGATCGATTGGTACTGGCCAGAGACAGCGCAGCGCTGGCCAAATCCTCAACGGATACCGTCTCAAAGCGTGTAGCCGCTGGCAAAGTATCCCCTGTGGAAGAGTCCAAGGCCCGGGTTGCAGAAGCCGGCGTTCGCGTCGAACTCGCCCAGGCCGCGAGCGAACAACGCAATGCTCTGTCCCGCCTGTTCGCGCTGTTGGGACGGATCGATGCGCCTTACACCGTGCTGGAGGGCAAGGCCGAGAACCTGCCCTCGGTCCCGAGCATCGCCGATCTCCAGCCCCTGATTTCTTCTGCGCCAGGCGTGGTACTTGCGCGGATCGAGGTGGATCGGCGCAAGGCATTGACCGCCCTGGAACAAAGCAAGCGCGTCCCCGATGTCACCGTCAGCTTCGGCATGCAGCGCAGCAACGAGACGCAGCGCAACGTCCTTCTTTTCGGGGTCTCTGTGCCTCTTCCCGTCTTCGACCGCAACCAAGGCAACCTCCTGGAGGCGCTGAAACTTGAGGACAAGGCCCGCGATGAGCTGCAAGCAGCCACCGTGCGCCTGCACAGCGAAGTGGCGCAGGCACGAGAGCGCCTTTCCACGATCACCGCAGAGGTTCAGTCACTGCAGCAGGAAGTTCTGCCCGGTGCGAAGTCGGCCTATGACGCCGCCACCATTGGGTTCGAGAACGGTAAGTTCAATTTCCTGGAAGTGCTCGATGCCCAACGCACTTACTTCACCGCCAAATCCCAGTACCTCAAAGCCCTTGGCGAAGCACACCGTGCAGCGGCTGATATCGACCGCCTGCTCGGGGCCAGCATGGTTCCCGGCCTGATCGCAACGCAACACTGA
- a CDS encoding efflux RND transporter periplasmic adaptor subunit, translating to MTMNMNSSKSTISKKHLIAIAVVLAIGVGAGTFILQGGGKPKAAATEDDGHGHGGHTEAKGHGDGEHHGKGGEKGHDDDKGHADGEHHEKSEAKGPHGGTVFKEGDFSLEALLSEDGGEPRLRIWLSDKDKPLPLNAATVTATVTRPTDEKQKLTFAAEKDSLVSREIVAEPHAFDIEIIAQTATEPFMFVMSKEEGKIELTDAQIKAASISLDAAVKANIKTALLLPGEIRLNEDRTSHVVPRLAGVVESVNASLGQVVKKGQVLAVIASPTASEQRSELQTAQKRLSLAKTTYEREKKLWEQKVSAEQDYLQAKQALSEAEVAVANANQKLSAMGLSASSVAGLNRIELRAPFDGIVIEKHLSLGEAVKEDAAVFTISDLSQVWAEINVPAKDLPSVRVGEKVTIKATAFDASATGTVAFVGALIGEQTRTAKARVVLDNPKGAWRPGLFVNVEVVSEETAAPVTISADAVQNVGEKPVVFLKVDGGFIAQPVKLGRSDGKRVEVLSGLKAGMPYASTGSFVVKSELGKGSAEHTH from the coding sequence ATGACCATGAACATGAACTCCAGCAAATCCACCATCAGTAAAAAACACCTGATCGCCATTGCAGTAGTCCTCGCAATAGGGGTCGGTGCGGGAACCTTCATCTTGCAAGGTGGCGGCAAGCCCAAAGCCGCAGCCACCGAGGACGATGGCCACGGTCACGGCGGCCACACCGAGGCCAAGGGGCACGGCGACGGCGAGCACCATGGCAAGGGTGGCGAAAAGGGCCACGACGATGACAAGGGGCATGCCGATGGTGAACACCACGAAAAGAGCGAAGCCAAGGGCCCACATGGAGGTACCGTGTTCAAGGAAGGCGACTTCAGCTTGGAAGCGTTGTTGTCTGAAGACGGTGGCGAGCCTCGACTGCGAATCTGGCTGTCCGACAAAGATAAACCGCTGCCCCTGAATGCTGCAACGGTCACGGCAACTGTGACCCGCCCGACAGATGAAAAGCAGAAACTGACGTTTGCCGCTGAAAAAGACAGTCTTGTCAGCCGAGAGATCGTTGCTGAACCCCATGCTTTCGACATCGAGATCATTGCGCAGACTGCCACAGAGCCTTTCATGTTCGTGATGAGCAAGGAAGAAGGAAAGATCGAACTGACCGATGCCCAGATAAAGGCTGCATCCATCAGCCTGGACGCTGCTGTGAAAGCCAACATCAAGACGGCGTTGCTCCTTCCCGGGGAGATACGCTTGAACGAAGATCGCACGTCTCACGTTGTTCCCCGGCTTGCGGGAGTCGTGGAAAGCGTCAATGCCAGCTTGGGCCAAGTGGTCAAGAAAGGGCAAGTTTTGGCGGTGATCGCGAGCCCGACTGCTTCCGAGCAACGCAGCGAGCTGCAGACGGCCCAAAAGCGCTTATCGCTGGCAAAGACCACCTACGAGCGAGAAAAAAAGCTGTGGGAGCAGAAGGTGTCTGCCGAGCAGGACTACCTGCAGGCCAAGCAGGCCTTGAGCGAAGCAGAGGTCGCAGTAGCCAACGCCAATCAGAAACTGAGCGCGATGGGCCTGTCCGCTTCGTCGGTAGCAGGACTGAACCGTATCGAGTTGCGAGCGCCCTTTGATGGCATTGTCATCGAGAAGCACCTTAGTCTCGGCGAAGCCGTGAAGGAAGATGCTGCGGTTTTCACCATCTCGGACCTTTCTCAGGTTTGGGCTGAGATCAACGTTCCGGCGAAGGATCTGCCATCGGTGCGCGTGGGCGAAAAGGTCACGATCAAGGCCACCGCCTTTGACGCCTCCGCTACAGGCACTGTCGCTTTTGTAGGAGCGCTCATTGGCGAGCAAACCCGCACGGCAAAAGCCCGCGTGGTTCTTGACAACCCCAAGGGCGCTTGGCGCCCCGGCCTGTTTGTCAATGTTGAGGTGGTGTCCGAAGAAACGGCAGCGCCTGTAACCATCTCGGCCGACGCCGTCCAAAACGTCGGGGAAAAGCCGGTGGTCTTCCTCAAGGTTGATGGAGGCTTTATCGCTCAACCCGTGAAGCTGGGCCGAAGCGATGGCAAGCGGGTCGAAGTCCTCTCGGGTCTCAAAGCCGGTATGCCCTACGCCTCGACCGGCAGCTTCGTCGTGAAGTCTGAACTCGGCAAGGGATCTGCCGAACACACGCACTGA